From Treponema sp. OMZ 787:
CTTAAGCAACTCTTTGAAAATAAAATTATCTATAGATGATCGAGACCTTGCTCATGACCCATCGAAGGGTTGGTTTTTTAGCCAAGAGCTGAGCTTTTTCGGACTTATGCCTAAGATTGAAGATGAATACTTTTTTCAATCGGATACAAAGGGAGAATTTTATGTAACACTTTTAGACTACCCTGTAAGTGAAATATGGAATTTAAAATTTGTCCTAGGCTTTTATTCGGGATTTTCTTTCCAAGTTCCTCTTGAAAAGAAACCTATAGGTTTTGACAGACTTCTTTACATTGACGGAGCTTTTAAAGGAAGAGGCTGGATGGGAATGGGACCCCAAGCGGCTGGAATGGTTATGCAAAATAACTGGATTGAATTCAGATGGCCCTTAGCTCATGGAATTTTATCCTTTGATTTCTTCTTTGATGCTATAGCCGTCAAAAACAGCTTAAAAGACCTAAGGTCTCTAAGTATAAACGATTATTATTTCAGCTTCGGCCCCGGATTAAGATTTTCAATTCCTCAATTCCCATTACGGTTATTATTTGCAAATACATTTAGATCCGAAAACGGTAAACCGGTATGGGGAAACGGAAAAGGAGCCGACTGGAGATTTGTTCTTTCATTCAATATACCGAATTTATAAGTCTTAGTTTATAGGAGTTTAAGTATGAATAAAAAAGGTGCTTTGATTATTGTTATAATGTTATTGTTGTCTCTTGGAATCTATGCACAGCAAATTACCCGCTTTGCAGTAATAGATACAGGTCTTATTTTCGATACATTTAGGCGTGATGCAAAGGCGGCAAGGGACTATCAGGAAAAGAAAGAGAAATTTGAAAATCAAAAAAAGCTTCTTGAGGCTGAAATCGTACAGCTTAGACAAAAAAAAGTTAATGCAGAAGCTGACGGAAAAGACTCTGAAGTAAAAAAATATGAAGAAAAAATAAAGAGCAAAATTACCTTATTGATGGAATATGTAAAGGCTTCCAATGACGAATTGAATATGCTCAGAAAAAATCTTATCAATGATGATACTTTTTACAGCAGCTTATATGAAGCCGTCAGCCGAGTTGCCGAATCTGAAGGCTACACAATGGTTTTAAGCTATGAGCATAATACAGGCATCATATGGTACAGCCCTACTGTCGATATTACCGACAAGGTTATTCAAGAATTAAGAAAACAAAGTGAATAAGCCTCAAACGCCCATGATGAGGCAATACCTCAGCATCAAGGCACAATACAAGGACGAAATACTTTTTTTTAGGCTCGGCGATTTTTATGAGATGTTTTTCGATGAGGCTGTTGAAGTAAGCCGAATCTTAAACCTGACTCTCACAAAAAGAGCCGATGTACCTATGTGCGGCATCCCTTATCACGCTGCAAAAATATACATAGCCCGACTCCTGCGTGCAGGCAAAAAGATTGCGATATGCGAGCAAGTTACGGAGCCCGTAGCAGGAGGCTTGACCGAACGCAAGGTTGTTGAAGTTATCACTCCCGGAACCGTTGCCGAAGACGACTTTTTAGAACAGGGAAGCAATAACTATCTTGCAGCCGTATATTGCTCAAACAAAAAAACTGAAGGAAACTGCGGGCTCGATTACTATGCAGGCCTTGCCTATATAGATATTACCACGGGCAATTTTTTTGCTACATCCTTCCCCAAAACAGATTTTAAAGAACAGTTTTTAAAAGAAATAGGAAGAATCAACCCCAAAGAAATTTTAATTCAGCAGTCGATTCAAAGCGAATTCCCGGCCTTAAAGCAGATCCTTTCGGAATTTCCTTCGATGATGCAAAACTTTTATCCGGATTGGAGCTTTAACCCCGATCAAGCCGAAAAAAGGCTTTGCTCAGCCTTTGGAACCGAAAACCTAAAGGGTTTTTTACTCGATATCGATTCGCCTGAAGTTCCGCCTGCCGGCCTCCTGCTTCAATATTTGGAAGAGATTTCAGGCAGGGATATTTCCCATATTTCGGGGATTAAAATCTATGCCGAAAGCGACTTTGTTTCCTTGGATGATTCCACAAGGAAAAATTTAGAACTTTTGACCAACTTAAGGGATAACAGCCCTGCATACAGCCTCTTTGAATCCGTAAATTACACAAAGACGGCCATGGGAACCCGCCTTTTAAGGAGGAGGATAAGCTATCCGCTCCGCTCAAAGAAGGAAATAGATAAGAGACTCGACAAGGTAAACAGTCTTTTCAAGGACGGAAAGGCTTCAGCGGTTATAAGGGAAACTCTTTCTTCAATACTCGATATTGAGCGTCTTTCGGGCCGCATTGCCATGAAAAAGACCCACGGGAAGGATCTTTTAGCCCTAAAACAAAGTCTTAATTCCGTAATAAGGATGGGCAGCCTCATAGAAGAAAAAAAGCTTAATTTTTTGCAGATTAACGATGAAGAAAAAAAGCTGCTTACCGAAATCCGCAGCCTTTTGGAAAATTCGATAGATGATGATTGCACAATAGCCTTAAATGACGGAAAGCTTATAAAAAAAGGCTTTTCAAAAAAGGTAGACACGATAAAAAACATAAAAGAAAATGCCCACGAGATTCTTGAAAAATATTTGGACGATGAACGGAAAAAAACGGGCATCAATAATCTAAAAATAAAATATAACAGGATGATGGGTTATTTTTTGGAAGTTTCTTTAGGAAATATCTCGGCTGTTCCCGATTATTTTATCCGGCAGCGTTCCCTGTCAAATGCAGACCGTTTTACCACCGAAACCTTGCAGCAAATAGAAGACAATATAAATAACTCGGAAGAAAGGCTTATCGATGCCGAAAAAGAGGTCTTTGATGAGGTTTGCACCGAAATAGGTTCTCATCACCGCTTTTTACAAAAACTTGCAGAAGAAGTTGCCGAGCTGGATGTGAACCAATCCTTTGCACAGGCCGCAATTTTGCATGCATGGACAAGACCGGAACTTTGCGATAATTCAGGGCTCTTAAAT
This genomic window contains:
- a CDS encoding OmpH family outer membrane protein — protein: MNKKGALIIVIMLLLSLGIYAQQITRFAVIDTGLIFDTFRRDAKAARDYQEKKEKFENQKKLLEAEIVQLRQKKVNAEADGKDSEVKKYEEKIKSKITLLMEYVKASNDELNMLRKNLINDDTFYSSLYEAVSRVAESEGYTMVLSYEHNTGIIWYSPTVDITDKVIQELRKQSE
- the mutS gene encoding DNA mismatch repair protein MutS translates to MMRQYLSIKAQYKDEILFFRLGDFYEMFFDEAVEVSRILNLTLTKRADVPMCGIPYHAAKIYIARLLRAGKKIAICEQVTEPVAGGLTERKVVEVITPGTVAEDDFLEQGSNNYLAAVYCSNKKTEGNCGLDYYAGLAYIDITTGNFFATSFPKTDFKEQFLKEIGRINPKEILIQQSIQSEFPALKQILSEFPSMMQNFYPDWSFNPDQAEKRLCSAFGTENLKGFLLDIDSPEVPPAGLLLQYLEEISGRDISHISGIKIYAESDFVSLDDSTRKNLELLTNLRDNSPAYSLFESVNYTKTAMGTRLLRRRISYPLRSKKEIDKRLDKVNSLFKDGKASAVIRETLSSILDIERLSGRIAMKKTHGKDLLALKQSLNSVIRMGSLIEEKKLNFLQINDEEKKLLTEIRSLLENSIDDDCTIALNDGKLIKKGFSKKVDTIKNIKENAHEILEKYLDDERKKTGINNLKIKYNRMMGYFLEVSLGNISAVPDYFIRQRSLSNADRFTTETLQQIEDNINNSEERLIDAEKEVFDEVCTEIGSHHRFLQKLAEEVAELDVNQSFAQAAILHAWTRPELCDNSGLLNITNGRHPVVENHLRAGDFVPNSIELLSGEDSNKEDRTIPSFAVITGPNMAGKSTFLRQTALICLLAQIGSFVPAEKAVLSPVDKIFCRVGATDNLARGESTFLVEMIETAYILNSATRNSLVIMDEVGRGTSMEDGLAIAQAVSEHLLNTIKAKTLFATHYHELTRLEHEKIINLKLDVLEAEGKIVFLKKVVPGAAGNSYGIHVAGLAGIPQSVLTRAENLLYMRSQFQKERAGQAASPSGNTDIGSEEKTASSPASKGLSLFPEEELILNEILSTNPDETAPIKALQLIASWKKRLSGK